One Carassius gibelio isolate Cgi1373 ecotype wild population from Czech Republic chromosome A20, carGib1.2-hapl.c, whole genome shotgun sequence DNA segment encodes these proteins:
- the LOC127938949 gene encoding uncharacterized protein LOC127938949 has translation MRRLHSTLGTWLFTLLVMPVYCQHGDDGERGSSDISGTAVTGNSSTSDFHEVGDERDRTRPVFQTLPDTESGDCYVHFHTSQVMSRQLRASREEVAYLKALQHGNQAVMENLVQFVGAEMGDQRYEEVIQENIVGIREDHVSCESVVTKAAEELESQLEGDAQATLAGIQKIKKESLVFEEMLRASTDIASRLESSSRALHVEMIEQLRKNMRQPRKTK, from the exons ATGAGGAGGCTTCACTCTACTCTGGGCACTTGGCTCTTCACACTCCTAGTGATGCCAGTCTACTGTCAGCATGGTGATGATGGAGAGCGGGGATCAAGTGACATCTCTGGGACTGCGGTCACTGGCAATTCCTCCACTTCAGACTTCCATGAAGTCGGGGATGAGCGGGACAGGACCAGGCCAGTTTTTCAGACCCTGCCAGACACAGAAAGCGGTGACTGTTATGTCCACTTTCACACCAGTCAAGTTATGTCACGGCAGTTACGAGCTTCCAGAGAGGAAGTTGCTTATCTAAAGGCCCTTCAACATGGTAACCAGGCAGTGATGGAGAATCTGGTCCAGTTTGTAGGAGCAGAAATGGGAGATCAACGCTATGAGGAGGTGATCCAAGAGAACATAGTTGGAATCAGGGAGGATCATGTGAGCTGTGAGAGCGTTGTCACAAAAGCAGCAGAGGAGTTGGAGAGTCAACTGGAGGGAGATGCTCAAGCCACTTTGGCTGGAATTCAGAA AATAAAAAAGGAGTCCCTTGTCTTTGAAGAAATGCTGCGTGCCTCAACAGACATTGCCTCTCGACTGGAGAGCTCCTCACGAGCCCTACATGTGGAGATGATCGAACAGCTGAGGAAGAACATGAGACAGCCGCGCAAAACGAAATGA